A single window of Methanoregula sp. DNA harbors:
- a CDS encoding tRNA (N(6)-L-threonylcarbamoyladenosine(37)-C(2))-methylthiotransferase produces the protein MVISDFLHLVGKRVYIETYGCRYNFGDTSKLQGILKYQGCTLVQSDEDAEAVIINTCTVVAATERRMLRRMSRFRDHDLYVTGCMSVVQREAILAVCTPKFISPGSVHEKYCSLGTVSSCPSGIIQIAQGCFGHCSYCIARVARGPLKSFPEQEILERIRASVTSGAAEIQLTAQDVSAYGQDTGTSLAQLLNGIDEVPGTYFVRVGMMNPVSVIKILDDLIDAFAIKKIFRFIHVPVQSGSDRILEGMGREYTCEDFEFIIAAFRKKYPEITVATDMIVGFPGETEEDFLKSLELLDRVRPDKVNVTRFSKRPHTCDFSVKEVPESIKKARSRIMNARSEQIYHTKNGAFIGRAVPFIVTERIRTGSVMARTPSYVGVVLNEDLPIGFTGHAVIGKEHTYFFSGEYRVDRTGDR, from the coding sequence ATGGTAATATCAGATTTTTTGCATCTAGTCGGAAAACGGGTCTATATAGAGACATACGGGTGCCGGTATAATTTCGGGGACACATCAAAACTGCAGGGAATCCTCAAATATCAGGGCTGCACCCTTGTGCAGTCTGATGAAGATGCTGAAGCAGTGATCATCAACACCTGCACGGTTGTCGCAGCTACCGAACGGCGGATGCTGCGGCGGATGTCGCGGTTCCGGGACCATGACCTCTATGTGACCGGCTGTATGTCCGTCGTCCAGCGGGAAGCAATCCTTGCAGTCTGCACGCCAAAATTTATCTCTCCTGGATCTGTCCACGAAAAGTACTGTAGTCTGGGGACGGTCAGCAGTTGTCCCTCGGGGATTATCCAGATCGCACAAGGGTGTTTTGGACACTGTTCATATTGCATTGCACGGGTCGCCCGCGGACCACTGAAAAGTTTTCCCGAACAAGAGATCCTTGAACGGATCCGTGCATCGGTCACTTCGGGAGCAGCAGAGATCCAGCTGACCGCACAGGACGTGAGTGCTTACGGACAGGACACCGGAACGTCACTGGCGCAGTTGCTAAACGGGATTGACGAAGTTCCCGGTACATATTTCGTACGGGTTGGCATGATGAACCCAGTATCGGTCATCAAAATTCTTGATGACCTTATCGATGCTTTTGCGATCAAAAAAATATTCAGGTTCATTCATGTCCCGGTACAGTCAGGCTCGGATCGCATCCTTGAGGGGATGGGCAGGGAATACACGTGTGAAGACTTTGAGTTCATTATTGCTGCGTTCAGGAAAAAATATCCTGAGATTACAGTGGCTACGGATATGATTGTCGGATTTCCCGGTGAGACTGAAGAGGATTTTTTAAAATCCCTCGAACTCCTTGACAGGGTCCGTCCGGATAAGGTGAATGTTACACGGTTTTCAAAACGCCCTCATACCTGCGATTTTTCTGTAAAGGAAGTGCCCGAATCAATAAAAAAAGCCCGCTCCCGGATCATGAATGCCCGTTCCGAACAGATCTATCATACGAAAAATGGTGCGTTCATTGGCCGGGCAGTCCCATTCATCGTGACGGAACGGATCCGGACAGGTTCAGTCATGGCCCGGACTCCTTCGTATGTAGGCGTTGTCCTGAATGAAGACCTCCCCATCGGGTTTACGGGCCACGCTGTCATCGGGAAGGAACACACGTATTTTTTTTCCGGGGAATATCGCGTGGATCGCACGGGCGACCGATGA